A window from bacterium BMS3Abin14 encodes these proteins:
- the cooS1 gene encoding carbon monoxide dehydrogenase 1, with protein sequence MSYKYLYLNTNMPEKDEVLKRTPNPAAKELITKLKKEGVPIFLDRFAAQQPQCRFGLQGICCRMCQWGPCTISRKSTHGVCGKDMNLIVMGNLLRALVSGLAAHARHAHEIYLTIMAVRDGTVNIKIKGEDRVFEMAGRLGIEVENRKIEAIAGEIAEILLEDLGKMKKGELRLLEAYAGQENKDLWRRLDILPRSSAYEIMEALHMTTLGACSDWMALVDQELRSTLAYCYSTLFGTSLATEILYGIPRPQKTVVNFGVLKEDHVNILLHGHSPVMVEKILEKIHTPEIQSLARQLGAEGIVLGGMCCTGNELLARYGIPTVTNILGQELAIGTGAVDTVIVDMQCIIPGMKITADCFGTEIITTCRSNRIPGAVHVPFDPEDPGSLDDNALYVARSAVESFGRRKRRNIHIPDYRTEALTGWSYEAILEAFDGADRLVELLKTGKFRGICTIVGCNTPKVAYESGHVTIARELIADGILLTTTGCCSHALLNAGLCAPDAAEMTPHDTRVLLENLGIPPVLAVGGCVDNARSLRLFLTLAEAAGLKTHDMPFMFIGPEPGNEKTLGQGVTFLVHGISNTIGFPGHIPQPTVKPSSDNPEELERCSNDVADFFSQDGLINRFGAKVFTEPEPVLAAQIVKMHLHRKRLELRNQGWS encoded by the coding sequence TTGAGTTACAAGTATTTGTATTTAAACACGAATATGCCGGAAAAGGATGAGGTGCTGAAACGCACCCCCAACCCCGCGGCAAAGGAACTGATAACGAAGCTGAAAAAGGAAGGGGTTCCGATTTTTCTGGATCGTTTCGCGGCTCAGCAGCCCCAGTGCAGGTTCGGCCTGCAGGGAATATGCTGCCGGATGTGTCAGTGGGGTCCATGCACGATCAGCCGTAAATCCACACACGGGGTCTGCGGAAAAGACATGAACCTGATCGTTATGGGTAACCTGCTGCGCGCGCTTGTTTCCGGCCTTGCCGCACACGCCCGTCATGCACATGAAATATATCTCACCATCATGGCGGTCAGGGACGGGACCGTAAATATAAAGATCAAAGGTGAGGATCGGGTTTTCGAGATGGCCGGCCGCCTTGGGATCGAGGTCGAAAACCGCAAGATCGAGGCGATTGCGGGCGAGATCGCCGAAATCCTTCTCGAGGACCTGGGAAAAATGAAGAAAGGTGAACTCCGGCTGCTGGAAGCGTACGCCGGACAGGAAAACAAGGACCTCTGGCGAAGACTCGATATCCTGCCCCGATCGTCGGCCTACGAGATAATGGAAGCCCTGCACATGACTACTCTCGGCGCCTGCTCGGACTGGATGGCCCTTGTGGATCAGGAACTTCGCTCCACACTGGCCTATTGTTATTCCACTCTCTTCGGGACGTCCCTCGCGACGGAGATTCTCTACGGAATACCCCGGCCGCAAAAAACAGTGGTGAACTTCGGAGTCCTCAAGGAGGATCACGTCAACATCCTCCTTCACGGCCATTCCCCTGTTATGGTGGAAAAGATCCTGGAGAAGATCCACACACCCGAGATCCAGTCGCTGGCCAGGCAGTTGGGGGCCGAAGGCATCGTTCTGGGTGGGATGTGCTGCACGGGAAACGAACTCCTTGCGCGTTACGGCATACCGACTGTGACCAATATCCTGGGGCAGGAACTCGCTATCGGTACCGGCGCCGTGGATACCGTGATCGTTGATATGCAGTGCATCATACCGGGCATGAAAATCACAGCGGACTGCTTCGGGACGGAGATAATCACGACGTGCAGATCCAACCGGATTCCCGGAGCCGTTCATGTGCCCTTCGACCCGGAAGACCCCGGATCGCTGGACGACAACGCATTATATGTCGCCCGCAGCGCTGTGGAGTCCTTCGGCCGCAGGAAAAGGCGCAATATCCACATCCCCGACTACAGGACCGAGGCTCTCACAGGGTGGAGTTACGAGGCCATTTTAGAAGCGTTCGACGGCGCGGACCGTCTGGTGGAGCTGCTCAAAACCGGAAAGTTCAGGGGGATATGCACAATCGTGGGATGCAACACACCCAAGGTGGCCTACGAGAGCGGCCACGTGACCATCGCCAGGGAACTGATCGCTGATGGTATCCTCCTTACCACCACCGGGTGCTGTTCCCACGCGCTTCTGAATGCAGGGCTTTGCGCTCCTGACGCCGCCGAAATGACTCCGCATGATACGCGCGTCCTTCTGGAAAATCTGGGAATCCCGCCCGTTCTCGCTGTGGGCGGCTGTGTCGACAATGCACGCTCTTTAAGATTGTTCCTGACCCTGGCTGAAGCAGCGGGATTGAAGACACATGACATGCCTTTCATGTTCATCGGTCCGGAACCGGGGAACGAGAAAACCCTGGGCCAGGGGGTGACTTTCCTTGTTCACGGTATCAGCAACACCATAGGGTTTCCGGGCCACATCCCTCAGCCCACCGTTAAACCTTCCAGTGACAATCCGGAGGAACTTGAACGGTGCAGCAATGA
- a CDS encoding thiol:disulfide interchange protein precursor: MTEHIPYYLAFAAGLLSFLSPCSLGLFPSYVSFISGNSFDTLVSDAKKKQVITRTLSHSLAFILGFSVLFMIMGSAMSYVGNLFFQYKEWIRITGGVIIIIFALTTVGVFHLKSLSREIRYHFREKPVGYLGSFLVGLGFAAGWVPCSGPTLSSILLFATGEASAIYGIKLLGVYSMGLAVPFLVFGLFINLFLSSMKFLKKYQLVFIYLNALVMIFFGIMLLTGYIQWFLSLVPDLGIQPL; encoded by the coding sequence GTGACTGAGCACATTCCGTATTATCTAGCCTTCGCTGCGGGATTGTTATCTTTTCTCTCTCCCTGCTCACTCGGCCTCTTTCCATCTTACGTCTCTTTCATCAGTGGCAATTCCTTTGACACCCTCGTTTCCGACGCAAAAAAGAAACAGGTGATCACGAGAACACTGTCGCACTCCTTAGCTTTCATCCTGGGTTTTTCCGTGCTGTTCATGATCATGGGATCAGCCATGTCTTACGTGGGCAATCTGTTTTTCCAATATAAAGAATGGATAAGGATCACAGGCGGAGTGATTATCATCATTTTCGCCCTGACCACCGTGGGTGTCTTCCATCTGAAATCGCTTTCCAGGGAAATACGTTATCATTTTCGCGAAAAACCCGTGGGATATCTTGGGAGTTTTCTCGTCGGGCTCGGTTTTGCCGCCGGCTGGGTGCCTTGCTCCGGCCCTACGCTCAGTTCGATCCTCCTTTTTGCCACTGGAGAGGCCTCGGCGATATATGGAATAAAGCTTCTGGGTGTGTACTCAATGGGCTTGGCAGTACCTTTCCTGGTCTTCGGTCTTTTTATCAATCTGTTCCTGAGCTCCATGAAATTTCTTAAGAAGTACCAACTGGTCTTCATTTATTTGAACGCTCTTGTCATGATTTTTTTCGGAATAATGCTCTTGACCGGCTATATCCAGTGGTTTCTGTCCTTGGTCCCGGACCTGGGAATCCAACCATTATAG
- the ackA gene encoding acetate kinase, giving the protein MGHRVVHGGNRFSRPRILDGKVIEALKANSWMAPLHNPHNIRGIEFSALKLQGVPQVAVFDTAFHSSMPPHAFTYAIPWELAEKYRIRRYGFHGISHQYVAARTLKIMGKNSPAGLSIITCHLGNGCSVAAVKGGKCIDTSMGFTPLEGLVMGTRCGDLDPAIITELMSVESGGMTDDQVNDLLNRKSGLLGISGLSPDVRDLLALREKGNDRAFLALRVFTYRLQKYIGAYHAVLGEATSLVFTAGIGENSPRIRSEALEGLEGLGFILDPEANELMVGGKEGEISAGNSRVRIFVIPTDEDRLIFEETMSLVG; this is encoded by the coding sequence GTGGGGCACCGGGTTGTCCACGGCGGGAACCGGTTTTCCCGGCCCCGTATCCTGGACGGGAAGGTGATAGAGGCGCTTAAGGCGAACTCGTGGATGGCTCCCCTGCACAATCCCCACAACATACGCGGCATCGAGTTCTCTGCATTAAAGCTCCAGGGAGTGCCGCAGGTCGCTGTCTTTGACACGGCATTTCATTCATCTATGCCCCCCCATGCCTTCACCTACGCCATCCCGTGGGAGCTTGCGGAAAAATACCGGATTCGCCGGTACGGTTTTCACGGGATAAGCCACCAATACGTTGCAGCTCGCACCTTGAAGATAATGGGAAAGAACTCTCCGGCGGGGCTCTCGATCATTACCTGCCACCTTGGCAATGGCTGTTCCGTGGCAGCCGTAAAAGGTGGAAAGTGCATTGACACGTCAATGGGGTTTACACCGCTGGAGGGGCTGGTCATGGGAACGCGGTGTGGGGATCTGGATCCCGCGATAATCACCGAACTCATGTCTGTGGAAAGCGGGGGGATGACGGATGATCAGGTAAATGACCTGCTAAACCGGAAGAGCGGACTGCTTGGAATCTCCGGACTTTCACCGGACGTCAGGGACCTGCTGGCCCTGCGGGAAAAGGGGAATGATCGGGCGTTTCTGGCCCTGCGGGTTTTTACCTACCGGCTGCAAAAATATATCGGCGCCTACCACGCTGTCCTGGGTGAAGCGACATCCCTGGTATTTACGGCAGGGATCGGGGAAAACTCCCCGAGGATCAGATCTGAAGCCCTGGAAGGGTTGGAGGGGCTGGGATTCATCCTCGACCCGGAGGCCAATGAATTGATGGTGGGGGGAAAGGAGGGTGAGATCAGCGCCGGGAACAGCCGTGTGAGGATCTTCGTGATCCCCACCGACGAGGACAGGCTGATCTTCGAGGAGACCATGTCCCTGGTGGGCTAG